The Roseovarius indicus genome has a segment encoding these proteins:
- a CDS encoding D-alanine--D-alanine ligase has product MGGPSAEREVSLSTGRECAAALREAECNVIEVDAGRDLSERLAEISPDVVFNALHGRWGEDGCVQGMLEWLQIPYTHSGVLASALAMDKQKTKAAYVAAGLPVVDSIIAPAKEVKRRHVMEPPYVVKPNNEGSSVGVYLVREAANTPPQLSDDMPEQVMVEQYVAGRELTTSVMGDRALTVTDIITEGWYDYHAKYAEGGSRHEVPAQVPQEIFDACMDYAMRAHNILGCRGLSRTDFRWDESRGLDGLVLLETNTQPGMTPTSLSPEQAQKVGISFPELCRWLVEDASCNR; this is encoded by the coding sequence ATGGGCGGCCCGTCGGCCGAGCGAGAGGTCTCGCTGTCGACAGGGCGGGAATGCGCCGCCGCGTTGCGGGAAGCGGAATGTAACGTGATCGAGGTCGATGCCGGCCGCGATCTTTCCGAGCGTTTGGCCGAGATTTCCCCCGATGTCGTCTTCAACGCGCTGCATGGCCGGTGGGGCGAGGACGGCTGTGTGCAGGGGATGCTGGAATGGCTGCAGATCCCCTATACCCATTCGGGCGTGCTGGCCTCGGCGCTGGCGATGGACAAGCAGAAGACCAAGGCGGCTTATGTCGCCGCCGGGTTGCCGGTGGTCGACAGCATCATCGCGCCGGCCAAGGAAGTGAAGCGGCGGCACGTGATGGAGCCGCCCTACGTGGTCAAGCCGAACAACGAGGGGTCTTCCGTCGGGGTGTATCTCGTGCGCGAGGCCGCGAACACGCCGCCGCAATTGTCGGACGACATGCCCGAGCAGGTGATGGTCGAGCAATACGTGGCGGGCCGGGAGCTGACGACGTCGGTGATGGGCGACCGGGCGCTGACGGTGACGGATATCATCACCGAGGGCTGGTACGACTATCACGCGAAATATGCCGAGGGCGGGTCGCGTCACGAGGTGCCGGCGCAGGTGCCGCAGGAGATCTTCGATGCCTGCATGGACTATGCGATGCGGGCGCATAACATTCTGGGCTGTCGCGGGCTCAGCCGGACCGATTTTCGCTGGGACGAAAGCAGGGGGCTCGACGGTCTCGTGCTTCTGGAAACCAATACGCAGCCGGGCATGACGCCCACCTCGCTGTCGCCCGAGCAGGCGCAGAAGGTGGGGATTTCGTTCCCGGAGCTGTGCCGCTGGCTGGTGGAGGATGCGTCGTGCAACAGGTGA
- a CDS encoding cell division protein FtsQ/DivIB: protein MQQVTTRNDPAPSRLTYRMQRLMLTPLFRILLRVGVPFCLTFSVATIYLSDDDRQAAIQATFADLRKQIETRPEFMVTELSIEGASANVEEDIREIFPFDFPASSFDIDLEHVRNMIVGLPAVAEASVRVRQGGVLVAKVTEREPVAVWRTWDGLGLVDKQGYVVAEISSRLDRSDLPVIAGKGGDKDVPGALSILQAAAPLGDRVKGLVRMGERRWDVVLDRGQRILLPDENPVRALERVIVLDEVQDMLERDVVVVDMRLAERPTVRMNEHALEEWWRVTEMMAGTDNQ, encoded by the coding sequence GTGCAACAGGTGACGACCCGAAATGACCCCGCACCGTCGCGGCTGACCTACCGGATGCAGCGGCTGATGCTGACGCCGCTATTCCGCATTCTGCTGCGGGTGGGCGTGCCGTTCTGCCTGACCTTTTCCGTGGCGACCATCTACCTGTCGGACGACGACAGGCAGGCCGCGATCCAGGCCACCTTTGCCGACCTGCGCAAGCAGATCGAGACGCGGCCGGAATTCATGGTCACGGAACTGTCGATCGAGGGCGCAAGCGCCAACGTGGAAGAGGATATCCGCGAGATCTTTCCCTTCGATTTTCCGGCGAGTTCCTTCGATATCGACCTTGAGCATGTGCGCAACATGATCGTGGGTCTGCCCGCCGTGGCCGAGGCCAGCGTGCGTGTGCGGCAGGGCGGGGTTCTGGTGGCGAAGGTGACCGAGCGCGAGCCGGTGGCCGTTTGGCGCACCTGGGACGGGCTGGGGCTTGTCGACAAGCAGGGCTACGTGGTGGCCGAGATCTCCTCGCGCCTCGACCGCTCGGACCTGCCGGTGATCGCAGGCAAGGGTGGCGACAAGGATGTGCCGGGCGCGCTTTCGATCCTGCAGGCGGCGGCGCCGCTGGGCGACCGGGTCAAGGGCCTGGTGCGGATGGGCGAGCGGCGGTGGGACGTGGTTCTCGACCGCGGGCAACGGATCCTGTTGCCAGATGAAAACCCGGTGCGGGCGCTGGAGCGGGTGATCGTGCTGGACGAGGTGCAGGACATGCTCGAGCGCGACGTGGTCGTTGTCGACATGCGCCTGGCGGAACGGCCGACCGTAAGAATGAACGAGCACGCCCTCGAAGAATGGTGGCGCGTAACCGAGATGATGGCAGGGACAGATAACCAATGA
- the murB gene encoding UDP-N-acetylmuramate dehydrogenase — protein MTDMPTPRGKLTPDRPLSDLTWLRVGGPADFLFQPADTEDLAAFLAALDPEVAVFPMGVGSNLIVRDGGLRAVVVRMGRGFNGIEVEGNRVTAGAAALDAHVARKAADGGVDLTFLRTIPGAVGGAVRMNAGCYGTYTADVFVKAQAVTRAGEVVTLTAEDLNFRYRQTDLPEGWVITEAVFEGPTGDPEELHARMAAQLKKRDETQPTKDRTAGSTFRNPAGFSSTGRADDVHDLKAWKVIDDAGMRGARRGGAQMSEKHSNFLINTGEATAADLEGLGEDVRKKVFQSSGIELHWEIMRVGEPAPDSQ, from the coding sequence TGTTCCAGCCTGCGGATACCGAGGATCTGGCGGCGTTCCTTGCGGCGCTCGACCCGGAGGTGGCGGTGTTCCCGATGGGGGTGGGCAGCAACCTGATCGTGCGCGACGGGGGCTTGCGGGCCGTGGTTGTCCGGATGGGCCGGGGGTTCAACGGGATCGAGGTCGAGGGCAACCGGGTGACGGCGGGGGCCGCCGCGCTCGATGCGCATGTGGCGCGGAAGGCGGCGGACGGTGGCGTCGACCTGACGTTTTTGCGGACCATTCCGGGCGCCGTCGGCGGGGCCGTGCGGATGAATGCCGGCTGTTACGGCACCTATACCGCGGATGTGTTCGTAAAGGCACAGGCGGTGACGCGGGCGGGCGAGGTGGTGACGCTGACCGCCGAGGACCTGAATTTCCGCTACCGGCAGACCGATCTTCCCGAGGGCTGGGTGATCACCGAGGCGGTGTTCGAAGGGCCGACGGGGGACCCCGAAGAGTTGCATGCGCGGATGGCCGCCCAGTTGAAGAAGCGCGACGAAACCCAGCCCACAAAGGACAGGACCGCCGGCTCGACCTTTCGCAACCCCGCCGGGTTTTCCAGCACGGGCCGCGCGGATGACGTGCACGACCTCAAGGCGTGGAAAGTGATCGACGACGCCGGGATGCGCGGGGCGCGGCGCGGTGGGGCGCAGATGAGCGAGAAACATTCGAACTTCCTGATCAACACCGGGGAGGCCACGGCCGCCGATCTGGAAGGTTTGGGCGAGGACGTGCGAAAAAAGGTTTTTCAATCCAGCGGAATAGAGTTACATTGGGAAATCATGAGGGTCGGCGAACCGGCCCCGGATAGCCAATAA